The following coding sequences are from one Cygnus olor isolate bCygOlo1 chromosome 2, bCygOlo1.pri.v2, whole genome shotgun sequence window:
- the IMPACT gene encoding protein IMPACT isoform X5, producing MAAGGPEAAQQQIDEIEALSSIYGEDWCVVDEDEKIYCIKISDCLDQPKWTLCLQVILPPGYPTAEPPIYQLNAPWLRGEEYTELANSLEEIYIQNLGESILYLWVEKIREVLVEKAQSADPEPDIKKTSEEVDEDNGDDFLIDYQPVQEDPVKLLNYITSESQEVDEELPSIHHGNPLTDRRSTFQAHLAPVVTTRQVKRVLEKLYENKKIASATHNIYAYRIYCEDKQTFLQDCEDDGETAAGGRLLHLMQVIAYSEVREQTVVYM from the exons atggcggcgggcggccccgAGGCGGCCCAGCAGCAA ATTGATGAAATTGAAGCCCTGTCATCCATATATGGTGAAGACTGGTGTGTGGTtgatgaagatgaaaaaatctATTGCATTAAGATTAGTGACTGTCTGGACCAGCCAAAGTGGACGCTCTGTCTGCAG GTGATTTTGCCTCCAGGATATCCAACTGCAGAGCCACCTATTTATCAGCTAAA TGCTCCTTGGCTTCGAGGAGAGGAGTACACAGAACTAGCAAATAGCTtggaagaaatatatat ACAGAACCTTGGTGAAAGTATTCTTTATTTATGGGTGGAGAAGATACGGGAAGTTCTGGTAGAAAAGGCACAGTCAGCAGATCcag AACCAGATATTAAGAAAACCAGTGAAGAAGTTGACGAAGATAATGGAGATGATTTTCTCATAGACTATCAGCCTGTTCAGGAAGATCcagttaaattgttaaattaTATCACCTCTGAAAGTCAAGAAG TAGATGAAGAGCTGCCATCCATACATCATGGAAACCCACTCACAGATAGAAGGAGTACTTTCCAGGCACATCTGGCTCCTGTGGTGACAACCAGACAA gtaaagaGAGTTCTTGAAAAATTATATGAGAATAAGAAAATTGCAAGTGCCACCCACAACATATATGCATACAG aatatACTGCGAAGATAAGCAGACATTCTTACAAGACTGTGAAGATGAtggggaaacagcagcaggtgGACGTCTTCTTCATCTTATGCAG GTGATTGCTTACTCAGAAGTCAGAGAACAGACTGTTGTATACATGTAA
- the IMPACT gene encoding protein IMPACT isoform X4: MAAGGPEAAQQQIDEIEALSSIYGEDWCVVDEDEKIYCIKISDCLDQPKWTLCLQVILPPGYPTAEPPIYQLNAPWLRGEEYTELANSLEEIYIQNLGESILYLWVEKIREVLVEKAQSADPEPDIKKTSEEVDEDNGDDFLIDYQPVQEDPVKLLNYITSESQEVDEELPSIHHGNPLTDRRSTFQAHLAPVVTTRQVKRVLEKLYENKKIASATHNIYAYRIYCEDKQTFLQDCEDDGETAAGGRLLHLMQILDVHNVLVVVSRWYGGILLGPDRFKHINNCARNVLVEYNYVHSVDESSKQAGKSKKTKKDKKRTEH, translated from the exons atggcggcgggcggccccgAGGCGGCCCAGCAGCAA ATTGATGAAATTGAAGCCCTGTCATCCATATATGGTGAAGACTGGTGTGTGGTtgatgaagatgaaaaaatctATTGCATTAAGATTAGTGACTGTCTGGACCAGCCAAAGTGGACGCTCTGTCTGCAG GTGATTTTGCCTCCAGGATATCCAACTGCAGAGCCACCTATTTATCAGCTAAA TGCTCCTTGGCTTCGAGGAGAGGAGTACACAGAACTAGCAAATAGCTtggaagaaatatatat ACAGAACCTTGGTGAAAGTATTCTTTATTTATGGGTGGAGAAGATACGGGAAGTTCTGGTAGAAAAGGCACAGTCAGCAGATCcag AACCAGATATTAAGAAAACCAGTGAAGAAGTTGACGAAGATAATGGAGATGATTTTCTCATAGACTATCAGCCTGTTCAGGAAGATCcagttaaattgttaaattaTATCACCTCTGAAAGTCAAGAAG TAGATGAAGAGCTGCCATCCATACATCATGGAAACCCACTCACAGATAGAAGGAGTACTTTCCAGGCACATCTGGCTCCTGTGGTGACAACCAGACAA gtaaagaGAGTTCTTGAAAAATTATATGAGAATAAGAAAATTGCAAGTGCCACCCACAACATATATGCATACAG aatatACTGCGAAGATAAGCAGACATTCTTACAAGACTGTGAAGATGAtggggaaacagcagcaggtgGACGTCTTCTTCATCTTATGCAG attttggaTGTCCACAATGTGTTAGTTGTGGTATCCCGCTGGTATGGAGGTATTCTGTTGGGACCAGATCGTTTTAAACATATCAACAATTGTGCAAGAAACGTCCTTGTGGAATACAACTATGTACATTCAGTG gatgAATCATCTAAACAagcaggaaagagcaaaaaaacaaagaaggacaagaagagaacagaacactaa
- the IMPACT gene encoding protein IMPACT isoform X3, which translates to MAAGGPEAAQQQIDEIEALSSIYGEDWCVVDEDEKIYCIKISDCLDQPKWTLCLQVILPPGYPTAEPPIYQLNAPWLRGEEYTELANSLEEIYIQNLGESILYLWVEKIREVLVEKAQSADPEPDIKKTSEEVDEDNGDDFLIDYQPVQEDPVKLLNYITSESQEVDEELPSIHHGNPLTDRRSTFQAHLAPVVTTRQVSRDQAYSFCLYFEIDKVKRVLEKLYENKKIASATHNIYAYRIYCEDKQTFLQDCEDDGETAAGGRLLHLMQILDVHNVLVVVSRWYGGILLGPDRFKHINNCARNVLVEYNYVHSVDESSKQAGKSKKTKKDKKRTEH; encoded by the exons atggcggcgggcggccccgAGGCGGCCCAGCAGCAA ATTGATGAAATTGAAGCCCTGTCATCCATATATGGTGAAGACTGGTGTGTGGTtgatgaagatgaaaaaatctATTGCATTAAGATTAGTGACTGTCTGGACCAGCCAAAGTGGACGCTCTGTCTGCAG GTGATTTTGCCTCCAGGATATCCAACTGCAGAGCCACCTATTTATCAGCTAAA TGCTCCTTGGCTTCGAGGAGAGGAGTACACAGAACTAGCAAATAGCTtggaagaaatatatat ACAGAACCTTGGTGAAAGTATTCTTTATTTATGGGTGGAGAAGATACGGGAAGTTCTGGTAGAAAAGGCACAGTCAGCAGATCcag AACCAGATATTAAGAAAACCAGTGAAGAAGTTGACGAAGATAATGGAGATGATTTTCTCATAGACTATCAGCCTGTTCAGGAAGATCcagttaaattgttaaattaTATCACCTCTGAAAGTCAAGAAG TAGATGAAGAGCTGCCATCCATACATCATGGAAACCCACTCACAGATAGAAGGAGTACTTTCCAGGCACATCTGGCTCCTGTGGTGACAACCAGACAAGTTAGTAGAGATCAAGCCTACTCTTTTTGTCTGTACTTTGAGATTGACAAG gtaaagaGAGTTCTTGAAAAATTATATGAGAATAAGAAAATTGCAAGTGCCACCCACAACATATATGCATACAG aatatACTGCGAAGATAAGCAGACATTCTTACAAGACTGTGAAGATGAtggggaaacagcagcaggtgGACGTCTTCTTCATCTTATGCAG attttggaTGTCCACAATGTGTTAGTTGTGGTATCCCGCTGGTATGGAGGTATTCTGTTGGGACCAGATCGTTTTAAACATATCAACAATTGTGCAAGAAACGTCCTTGTGGAATACAACTATGTACATTCAGTG gatgAATCATCTAAACAagcaggaaagagcaaaaaaacaaagaaggacaagaagagaacagaacactaa
- the IMPACT gene encoding protein IMPACT isoform X1 — protein sequence MAPSCEELLAGSLQAPAGGCGFVVKSHCWCLPANAAAAPCFISANCSLIQGNKRPGCLWKNRIDEIEALSSIYGEDWCVVDEDEKIYCIKISDCLDQPKWTLCLQVILPPGYPTAEPPIYQLNAPWLRGEEYTELANSLEEIYIQNLGESILYLWVEKIREVLVEKAQSADPEPDIKKTSEEVDEDNGDDFLIDYQPVQEDPVKLLNYITSESQEVDEELPSIHHGNPLTDRRSTFQAHLAPVVTTRQVKRVLEKLYENKKIASATHNIYAYRIYCEDKQTFLQDCEDDGETAAGGRLLHLMQILDVHNVLVVVSRWYGGILLGPDRFKHINNCARNVLVEYNYVHSVDESSKQAGKSKKTKKDKKRTEH from the exons ATGGCTCCGTCCTGCGAGGAGCTGCTGGCCGGCTCCCTTCAGGCACCGGCGGGTGGCTGTGGGTTTGTAGTGAAGAGCCACTGCTGGTGTCTGCCTGCTAAcgctgcagctgctccctgcttcaTTTCTGCTAATTGCAGCCTCATCCAGGGAAACAAGAGACCTGGGTGCCTGTGGAAGAACAGA ATTGATGAAATTGAAGCCCTGTCATCCATATATGGTGAAGACTGGTGTGTGGTtgatgaagatgaaaaaatctATTGCATTAAGATTAGTGACTGTCTGGACCAGCCAAAGTGGACGCTCTGTCTGCAG GTGATTTTGCCTCCAGGATATCCAACTGCAGAGCCACCTATTTATCAGCTAAA TGCTCCTTGGCTTCGAGGAGAGGAGTACACAGAACTAGCAAATAGCTtggaagaaatatatat ACAGAACCTTGGTGAAAGTATTCTTTATTTATGGGTGGAGAAGATACGGGAAGTTCTGGTAGAAAAGGCACAGTCAGCAGATCcag AACCAGATATTAAGAAAACCAGTGAAGAAGTTGACGAAGATAATGGAGATGATTTTCTCATAGACTATCAGCCTGTTCAGGAAGATCcagttaaattgttaaattaTATCACCTCTGAAAGTCAAGAAG TAGATGAAGAGCTGCCATCCATACATCATGGAAACCCACTCACAGATAGAAGGAGTACTTTCCAGGCACATCTGGCTCCTGTGGTGACAACCAGACAA gtaaagaGAGTTCTTGAAAAATTATATGAGAATAAGAAAATTGCAAGTGCCACCCACAACATATATGCATACAG aatatACTGCGAAGATAAGCAGACATTCTTACAAGACTGTGAAGATGAtggggaaacagcagcaggtgGACGTCTTCTTCATCTTATGCAG attttggaTGTCCACAATGTGTTAGTTGTGGTATCCCGCTGGTATGGAGGTATTCTGTTGGGACCAGATCGTTTTAAACATATCAACAATTGTGCAAGAAACGTCCTTGTGGAATACAACTATGTACATTCAGTG gatgAATCATCTAAACAagcaggaaagagcaaaaaaacaaagaaggacaagaagagaacagaacactaa
- the IMPACT gene encoding protein IMPACT isoform X2, with amino-acid sequence MAPSCEELLAGSLQAPAGGCGFVVKSHCWCLPANAAAAPCFISANCSLIQGNKRPGCLWKNRIDEIEALSSIYGEDWCVVDEDEKIYCIKISDCLDQPKWTLCLQVILPPGYPTAEPPIYQLNAPWLRGEEYTELANSLEEIYIQNLGESILYLWVEKIREVLVEKAQSADPEPDIKKTSEEVDEDNGDDFLIDYQPVQEDPVKLLNYITSESQEDEELPSIHHGNPLTDRRSTFQAHLAPVVTTRQVKRVLEKLYENKKIASATHNIYAYRIYCEDKQTFLQDCEDDGETAAGGRLLHLMQILDVHNVLVVVSRWYGGILLGPDRFKHINNCARNVLVEYNYVHSVDESSKQAGKSKKTKKDKKRTEH; translated from the exons ATGGCTCCGTCCTGCGAGGAGCTGCTGGCCGGCTCCCTTCAGGCACCGGCGGGTGGCTGTGGGTTTGTAGTGAAGAGCCACTGCTGGTGTCTGCCTGCTAAcgctgcagctgctccctgcttcaTTTCTGCTAATTGCAGCCTCATCCAGGGAAACAAGAGACCTGGGTGCCTGTGGAAGAACAGA ATTGATGAAATTGAAGCCCTGTCATCCATATATGGTGAAGACTGGTGTGTGGTtgatgaagatgaaaaaatctATTGCATTAAGATTAGTGACTGTCTGGACCAGCCAAAGTGGACGCTCTGTCTGCAG GTGATTTTGCCTCCAGGATATCCAACTGCAGAGCCACCTATTTATCAGCTAAA TGCTCCTTGGCTTCGAGGAGAGGAGTACACAGAACTAGCAAATAGCTtggaagaaatatatat ACAGAACCTTGGTGAAAGTATTCTTTATTTATGGGTGGAGAAGATACGGGAAGTTCTGGTAGAAAAGGCACAGTCAGCAGATCcag AACCAGATATTAAGAAAACCAGTGAAGAAGTTGACGAAGATAATGGAGATGATTTTCTCATAGACTATCAGCCTGTTCAGGAAGATCcagttaaattgttaaattaTATCACCTCTGAAAGTCAAGAAG ATGAAGAGCTGCCATCCATACATCATGGAAACCCACTCACAGATAGAAGGAGTACTTTCCAGGCACATCTGGCTCCTGTGGTGACAACCAGACAA gtaaagaGAGTTCTTGAAAAATTATATGAGAATAAGAAAATTGCAAGTGCCACCCACAACATATATGCATACAG aatatACTGCGAAGATAAGCAGACATTCTTACAAGACTGTGAAGATGAtggggaaacagcagcaggtgGACGTCTTCTTCATCTTATGCAG attttggaTGTCCACAATGTGTTAGTTGTGGTATCCCGCTGGTATGGAGGTATTCTGTTGGGACCAGATCGTTTTAAACATATCAACAATTGTGCAAGAAACGTCCTTGTGGAATACAACTATGTACATTCAGTG gatgAATCATCTAAACAagcaggaaagagcaaaaaaacaaagaaggacaagaagagaacagaacactaa
- the LOC121066550 gene encoding histamine H3 receptor-like produces MHNSTAEADGNIMVPCNGTSSPQPETSEFSMGVLVLLALLMVLLALVTVLGNVLVILAFIMDRNLRHRSNYFFLNLAISDFAVGAFCIPLYIPYALTGTWYFGRGLCKLWLAMDYLMCTASVFNIVLISYDRFLSVTKAVSYRVQRGIMSNPVVKMVAIWVFAFLLYCPAILLWERVSGYSTVQEGQCHAEFFDNWYFLLCASTLEFFVPLLSVTYFNVHIFHNIQRRQRRGSIQDSEAPRSSSSSWRSCFLPRPDVSSSLEVEDSVSSLTRSLRPSLVSTCPSPPPMSPTPLKKDFSASFRTNAGSKLQRDKKIAKSLAIIVCVFAICWAPYTLLMIIRGACQGRCIHRTLYEITFWLLWLNSSLNPFLYPLCHMRFRMAFMKILCPQKFAKLRSPSI; encoded by the exons ATGCACAACAGCACTGCTGAAGCTGATGGGAACATAATGGTACCATGTAACGGGACTTCATCCCCACAGCCGGAGACCTCAGAATTTTCCATGGGCGTCTTGGTACTCCTGGCTCTGCTTATGGTGCTGCTAGCTCTGGTCACAGTCCTTGGAAACGTCCTGGTGATCCTTGCTTTCATCATGGACAGAAATCTCAGGCATCGGAGCAACTATTTCTTTCTCAATCTTGCTATTTCTGACTTTGCAGTGG GTGCATTCTGCATACCACTGTACATCCCTTATGCCCTGACAGGGACCTGGTACTTTGGAAGAGGCCTTTGCAAGCTCTGGCTAGCTATGGACTATCTCATGTGCACAGCTTCAGTGTTTAACATTGTCCTTATCAGCTACGACCGTTTCCTGTCAGTTACAAAGGCT GTATCTTACAGAGTCCAGCGGGGAATAATGTCCAACCCTGTTGTCAAGATGGTGGCCATCTGGGTCTTTGCCTTCCTCCTCTACTGCCCAGCAATTCTCTTGTGGGAACGTGTGTCTGGCTACAGCACGGTGCAGGAAGGGCAGTGCCACGCTGAGTTCTTCGACAACTGGTACTTCCTCCTTTGTGCATCCACCCTGGAGTTCTTTGTGCCGCTGCTCTCAGTCACCTATTTCAACGTGCACATCTTCCACAACATCCAGAGGCGCCAGAGGCGCGGCAGCATTCAGGACTCTGAGGCtccaaggagcagcagctcgTCCTGGAGATCTTGCTTCTTGCCAAGGCCTGATGTGTCATCTTCGTTGGAAGTGGAGGACAGTGTTTCATCATTAACGAGGTCGTTGAGACCATCACTGGTTTCTACCTGCCCATCTCCACCACCAATGAGTCCCACGCCTCTCAAAAAGgacttctctgcttctttccgCACAAATGCTGGGTCAAAACtgcaaagagacaaaaaaattgCAAAGTCGCTTGCCATAATTGTTTGTGTCTTTGCCATTTGCTGGGCACCATATACCTTACTAATGATTATTCGTGGGGCCTGCCAAGGTCGGTGCATTCATAGAACCCTGTATGAAATTACCTTTTGGCTTTTATGGCTCAATTCCTCTCTGAACCCATTTCTTTACCCACTCTGTCACATGAGGTTTCGAATGGCCTTTATGAAAATATTGTGTCCCCAAAAGTTTGCAAAGTTGAGATCACCTTCTATTTAG
- the LOC121066551 gene encoding LOW QUALITY PROTEIN: histamine H3 receptor-like (The sequence of the model RefSeq protein was modified relative to this genomic sequence to represent the inferred CDS: deleted 1 base in 1 codon) — protein MQVSSQTQLTWLHNMHNSTAETPHTIRPCNGGLSPQPETSEFSMGVLVLLALLMVLLALVTILGNVLVIFAFIMDRNLRHRSNYFFLNLAISDFAVGAFCIPLYIPYALTGTWHLGRGVCKLWLVMDYLLCTASVFNIVLISYDRFLSVTKAVSYRVQRGIMSNPIVKMVAIWVFAFLLYCPAILLWEHVAGCSTVQEGQCHAEFFDNWYFLLCASTLEFFVPLLSVTYFNVHIFINIQRRQRRGSIQDSEAPRSSSSSWRSCFMLRQGASSSSEAEDSVSSSIRPKKESLVAESLSPSRANSVTPENDLSISFCARTRSKLHQDKKIAKSLAIIVCAFAICWAPYTLLMIIRGACQGTCVHNSLYDVTFWLLWLNSSLNPFLYPLCHDKFRMAFMKILCPKKFATLRSGSF, from the exons ATGCAAGTTTCTTCCCAGACTCAACTGACCTGGCTACACAACATGCACAACAGCACTGCTGAAACTCCGCACACGATACGACCATGTAAT GGGGGTTTGTCCCCACAGCCAGAGACCTCAGAGTTTTCCATGGGCGTCTTggtgctcctggctctgcttaTGGTGCTGCTAGCATTGGTTACAATCCTTGGAAATGTTCTGGTGATCTTTGCTTTCATCATGGACAGAAATCTCAGGCATCGGAGCAACTACTTCTTTCTCAATCTTGCTATTTCTGACTTTGCAGTGG GTGCGTTCTGCATACCTCTCTACATCCCTTATGCCCTGACAGGGACCTGGCACTTGGGAAGAGGCGTGTGCAAGCTCTGGCTAGTTATGGACTATCTCCTGTGCACAGCTTCAGTGTTTAACATTGTTCTAATTAGCTATGACCGTTTCCTGTCAGTTACTAAAGCT GTATCTTACAGAGTCCAGCGGGGAATAATGTCCAACCCTATTGTCAAGATGGTGGCCATCTGGGTCTTTGCCTTCCTCCTCTACTGCCCAGCAATTCTCTTGTGGGAACACGTGGCCGGCTGCAGCACGGTGCAGGAAGGGCAGTGCCATGCTGAGTTCTTCGACAACTGGTACTTCCTCCTTTGTGCATCCACCCTGGAGTTCTTTGTGCCGCTGCTCTCAGTCACCTACTTCAATGTGCACATCTTCATCAACATCCAGAGGCGCCAGAGACGTGGTAGCATTCAGGACTCTGAGGCtccaaggagcagcagctcgTCCTGGAGATCTTGCTTCATGCTGAGACAAGGAGCATCTTCCTCATCGGAAGCAGAGGACAGTGTCTCGTCCTCCATAAGGCCAAAGAAAGAGTCTTTGGTAGCTGAAAGCTTATCTCCATCCAGAGCCAATTCTGTAACCCCAGAAAATGacctctccatttctttttgtgCAAGGACCAGGTCAAAACTACATCAGGACAAGAAAATTGCAAAGTCGCTTGCCATAATTGTTTGTGCCTTTGCCATTTGCTGGGCACCATATACTTTACTAATGATTATTCGTGGGGCCTGCCAAGGAACCTGTGTTCATAACTCCCTGTACGATGTTACCTTTTGGCTTTTGTGGCTCAATTCCTCTCTGAATCCATTTCTCTACCCTCTCTGTCATGATAAATTTCGAATGGcctttatgaaaatattatgtCCCAAAAAGTTTGCAACATTAAGATCAGGCTCCttttag